CAACATTCAAAAATTCAGGTTTGTTTTCACTGGTAAGTGGAGCATAGTCTGATATTCACTACTCACTAGCTTCTTCTAAACCAAAGAATACATGAGTTTGGATGCTTCTTACAGTTTTCACTGTACATGAGCGAGTCTCACGGGATACGTTTCAAAGTCTTTTTGAAACATTGAATACCAATGCAACTACTAGGGAAAAAGTGGAATCTTTTTCTTGTATGCAAACGCTGCTCCAAGACAACACTTCTAATACTTTTCTTGCTAAACCATGCAGGAACAATTCACTTGGATTGTGTCAGTGTGGAGATGATGAGTGGAAAACTTTTCAAAAGGGATTATGGAGCTCTACCATGTCTCCATATGAAATCAGATATGTTGACGTTAAAGTTCTTAATGTCTCGCCTCTAAGTGGTCCTGTCACAATTGCGATTGAAGAAGGTGTTTGTCACATTGGCTTTTGATCCTCCTCAGTCTTAAGTTAGTCTAGTTTTATGTTAATTTGTTTTCCAACTTCTTGCAGAGTTTCAACAATGGCGTCTTCTGTGTCTAGCATTCGGATTTATGTTGCTTCTTCTTGCTCCTGTTATCAGCAGCTGGGTTCCTTTTTACTACAGTAGTTCGATGGCCATTGGAATCTTCCTTGTTGTCTTGattattctttttcaggtACTAAAGATTAACAATCATTTTTAAACTCCTAGTATATGCAGGTAGTTTGTTTTAgtgttttgtttattaatttttttttttatgggaaTTTTAGGTAGGGGTAGTGCAAAGAGTAAATGTTTGGCTTTAGAGAAAGATACATTTTTAATCCCTGAggtttgggtttggttgtATTTGAGTCCATGAGTTTTCAAACTCAACAAATATACCTCTGAGTTTTAGGTTTGTTTGTATGTGCATGTGTGTGCTTGTTTTCTAAATGAATTCTTAATTCTGCCTCTGCAGTTAGTTTCCTCTTTATGTGAATTTACAAATTGAATGCACTCGTACTTGATTaaccattcaaatttaatttctatatacTCCTTACCTTATGTAATATAATTACGAAGTTTAACATTGGTTGAGGAATTTTAAGACATGGTtgagatttatttttcaaacataacTGCACCCAAGTAGTAAATACATTAGGAAGAGAGTGAACAATTTCACCCTACAAGATTTGGATAATGCAAAGTTCACAAGCAAGTATTCATAGATTATAATGATGAAAAGTCTGGGGTCATTCCATATGTTTGTCAATTTGATGGTTGATGAACCCTTCATGCTTGTATCTTATTTAGAAGCTTATATTACTTTCTTCCACTCGCTGGTTTGTTGATTTTGTAGGGAATGAAGTTGTTGCCAACTGGAAGGAAGAATGTCTTTTATCTAGCTGTATATGGATCGGTGGTGAGTAtggcattaaaattttgtccCCTTACTTCAATTAAAGCATTTCTTAAAAGTTGTCTCGTTGTTTTTTCCAGCTTGGAGCAGGATCCTATCTTGCTCACCACTTTGCAATGTTTGTAAATTCGATTCTTCTTAGTTTTGGACTGAAAGAAGAGATGCATAATCCTGTAAGTCTAAGCTCCTCttgcttttactttttattacaTTTCAAGTGAGATTCTTAACTTTACCTTGTAGAGAGTATGCTTGGAGTTCCGTTCATCATATCTATATgcttattgttttcttttcttttaagctatcatacttattattatttctctaTTACGATCTTGTAGTGTTTGAAACCTTGAATGTATTATATAGCAAAAAAGGCATGTGGCACTTGTCTTGGTTCTCATTTTTAGAGGGATCATCTATTCATTTCAATAGAGGAAAAAGAATTGACAGACATTATTTCTATCCAATCATATGCATgaactagaaaaaaaatggatctGGGGTTAAAACGAATGAGCTGCCTTTTGGTCAAAGCATTATTTCACTGAGATAAAATTTCCTGGATCTTGTATGTATGGCCTCACTGGTTGCAGTGAAAGGAAGCTTCTTGGGGAAGACTTCTGTTCATTCTTATTGGAAGGAGCCTTTGCATCTAGGGATAGATGAATTTCCTTTCCAAGGTTATTTTGTATGATTTTGATGCTTCTGTTTCTCCTTTGGGGAATTTCTCCCGTCAAGAGTAGGATGTTAGATATAAGATTGGTCGTGAATGCCGTCTCCAATGACATGGATGTCCTGGCCGTTGCAAGGAGTTTGGCCCCTGGCGTGTCCTTAGCATCATTTTAGAAGTTGAGGGTGATATCATTTATTTCTAGTTTTTCCTCAGTTTTACTCTCCTTGTGTTTGAATGTGATTCAAATGGCAATTTCTCAAGcatcttgttttattttgttcagtTTTTCAGATCCTTGGTTGGGTTGCTTTATTTATCCTTTGTCCTTTAGTGTTCTTGTGTGTAGTATGTATCCTTTGAGCattagtctcttttcattttattaataaaaagttttgtttctggtttaaaaaaatgaaaagaaaaaaggaatgaGATGCGGCAACAcacaaaagaatgaaaacgTTTCATTAAATCCATGATCAGCGACCATGATTCCAAtcacagtttttttttttctttctatagaTGTATGCGCTAATTCTTGATCCTTCTTTCTCATATTCTTAAGGTTGCCATCTTTTTACTTCTGGGGATCGTTCTTTCTGGAGCTGCATTGGGGTACTGGATCGTCAGGAAGTTTGTGATCTCAGAGGATGGAGATGTTGATGGTGGTGTGGCTCAGTTTGTAAAATGGGCGATGCGTATTATCGGAGCCACATCTATCTTTCAGGTGTGTCacgcttttcttttttccccccCTTTTTTGATAAGATGCTTTTGTGTCTTTGGATGTGTgccattttaaaactttgaattaAGTAGTTTgctttcattaaattattgagaAGTTGAGTTTTGGTGTACActttccaaatattttgttatgaTTGTAGTTCTTTTTATCGGTTCCAGTTGGTGTAACTTCTACGATGCTCGAGTCACTTATCTGCAGtttaagtaattaaatattatgtaTCTTGAATCTTGAAATTAATAGTCGAAGTGCTTCTGTGGTTCATTTATTTTACAGAGTTCTCCTGATGCTCCCTTAGCACTTGGTGCCTTTGTTTGTTGTTGGGCGGCCTGCTATCTTATCTCATCTCTGAAGCAGAGTTATACAATGTAAGTCATTTCCTGAAGTGCTGTAGTTTGGTGTGAGTTCAATATAACTTGCCTTTCTACTTCCTTAACATGTTTGAagcaaatatttttcaatcaaaagCTGTATTATTTTTCTGCAACAATAGTAGTAAGTTTTGAACTCTGCTGCATCTATAACAATTAAAAGCTTTCAGCGGCGTTATTCGTAAGTCATTTTCTGAATTGATGTGATTCGGTGCGAGTTCAATATTACTTGCCTTCTGTACTTCCTCGACTTGTTTAAagcaaatatttttcaattaaagaaGTATTCTTTTTCACCAACAATATTAGTATTTTTCTACTCTGCTGCATCTATGACGATTAAACGCTTTCACTTGTTTAAATGTTGGAAATGGATATTTGATAAGGGGATTTTCACCTTCATCTTGGAAAATGCATATAAGACCCGTTTTAAGTAGTCTGGGAATCTTTTTTCAACCTAAATGTCATGCAAAACAAGTATGTTTGATGGATCTTGGGAACATTTCATCTCCTTTTGTGCCTTTTATCTTTTCAATAACAGTGGCTTCTTATTACTTCCCTAAAGAACAGGCTAAGTGAGTTCTGCTTTAGTCTAGTAGCTATTGGCAAAGGCTTCGTTAACTCATCTATTTGTACCAATGGTActgttttccttatttattcaTACTCTTGTATTAGTTGCCCTTGTCTGGTTCCCTTCTACCCAGCCTCTAggttgttctttcttttgtgtGTGTTATGAAATATGGTGTCtgatattatataaaatcTACCGATCAGGCCATCAGACCACCTaaatttctttcatgtttGGTAGGAATCGATCATATTCTGAATCTGGCGGCCCTTGGCAAAGGCagaataatcaaattattggAAACCGGACTCGTCCTGAATTCCTCAGCCGATCAAGCCCTCAAGACAGGAGATGGAGAGTTTCTGATAGCCACAGACCAGGATGGTCGAATTCGCCTGTTCAGGGTGCTGTTTGCTTTCATCGCCTTGTCTGTTTTCGTACATACGAGTCTTTCATACTCCCAATTGAGGTTCTGCCTCTTACCATTTTCATTGTTTGACGTGTTAATTGCAGCAGGTTTGATTTCACCATCCTCTGGAATGCAAAATCAGGACTACTACTCAACGTTCCACAAGACCCGCAATCGAAAGAAGTTCACGAAGAAAGCATGGGACGATTTCACTAGAGATTCAACCCGACACGCGTTGGCAGAGTGGGCATCGACCCCTGAATTCACGGATTGGATCATGGAGCATGCGGATAGAATCCAACTGCTCCCAAGTGAGAGTTCAGATGAAACTGTTGACAGTGAATCTCATTCAACCAACGAGAATGTTGTTGGTAGTGGCAGTAGGTTCAGCTTCTTAAACTGGTATGACTAGGTATCTGTTTCTGTATCTGTATCTGTATCTGCTAACATAGATAAAAGGATAGGATCTAGATTAGGTTCTTTCGAAATTTGATTCGTTGGTTGAGATGGGCGAATTTTCAGAACCCAAGACTAACAGCTAGAGGTCTCTCATAGATGAGAAGTCGACTTGACCCAACGCGCCATCAGTGTATGTGACTTGTAGCGTGTCTTGACGAACAATTTATTTGTCTCAAGTTCTTTGAATTGGACATGACATGCAATTGCGTCGATCCAAGATGCAACCACAACTGAACGTGTTCGGGATGATCCATGATTCCACGCAGTCTACAACTCTGGCTCGACGAGGGAATGTGAAGCTCATTCGACGCCTCGACATAACTGAtgatattacatttttttaggCATGGAGGCTGAAGTTACATACATTCCAAGCTGAGTTTCGTTAGTGTCTGAATATATGGCGACGGATGATAGCGTCTCCTCTGATGCCTCTAGGATAGTTGTCATTTTCAAGATATTCAAATTGTTATCTTTGTTCtcttttaatatcttattttgttgagacatttgaaatttttatgggaatgtaaatttatgaaacttgGAATGTATAtggttgaaaagaaagaaatatgaaaCCGATGACATAAACTTCAAAATGTTCTCTCGTAAATTATGGGtaatactatatatatactcgtctctttttttcaattttttaatttcaatattacttAAAAGTGTTATATGACACAAGAACTAAATTAATCTGGACTATCTAACTCAAACCATAAATGTTGAGTCTAACAGGGTTTATATTCACTCGAAAACCTGAACTACCTAAcctgggttgggttagattttttttggttaattaaaaaaaaaaaaacaaaaaatttaggttacccaacaaatttaaaaatatcttttaaattctccaaaggtttcaaaaataccctaaagttttcaaaagtttaaaatttaaaaaattcctttaaactttattaaaaacttcaaaagcTTGTATAGTTGGtacatgtttcaaaaatattcatgaattttttaaaataatattaaaaagtttggagatAATCAATGAAACATCGATAGACAGTTTTCATCTATATATTaacgaaaataaattttaaattttttttttacgaaggtaaataatgttaatattattcctaaaattgcatgaccattttttaaacataggATAATAATAaccctttttaaaatttaaatatatttttgaaacaaagtatTAACAATTTACCTCCtgaaaaagtatttataataccttatataaaaatttagaactttttttattaatttctgaaaagaaattaaaatgatatatttatatagcAAGCAATTGATTGAAATTGCTTTTCCGTTCccagaaagagagagagagatagtgAAGATTGAAAGCGAAGCGATCAGTCATTTTCGACGGAATCAAAATCCTTCTCTCCCAAATCTCCCATTTCAgtttgttcttcaaaatctccGGCGGAAGCTTCACAACTCCATTCCCTTTTGCCCCATGCAGCCTTCAGATTTTCCCCTTTTCAGGTTCGTCCTCTGATTCTTCACCTAGGGTTTTAATTCCACCTTGAATCCCATGAGCATCTCTTTTCCGCTGCCATAACAAGATGCACTCGCCCAACAAGAGCCCTTTAGCTTCTCCGACCAGCTCCCGCTCTGTTACTGAGACTGTTAATGGCTCCCATAACTTTGTGATCAAGGGTTATTCTCTCGCCAAGGGGATCGGCGTGGGAAAGCATATTGCCAGCGAGAATTTTACCGTCGGAGGTTATCAGTGGGCCATATACTTCTATCCTGACGGCAAGAATCCTGAGGATAATTCGGCTTATGTGTCAGTGTTTATTGCCTTGGCGAGCGAGGGCACTGATGTGCGTGCCTTGTTTGAACTGACTTTGGTGGACCAGAGTGGTGATGGTAAGCACAAGGTGCATAGTCATTTCGATCGCTCCCTCGAGAGTGGGCCTTATACGCTCAAGTACAGAGGTAGCATGTGGTAAGACTTCTCTTTGTCAATGCTTgaattgttttcctttttgtttcctgCGAATGAATTTAGAACCATGGCTGCCGGTTAGTCGCACGATGTTAGTGcagttttcattcttttttatatctttAGGGGATGATTAACAAGTAGGAAATGGGTGTTTTAGATTTTCAGATTGGGAGTATATGGGTAATGATTTTCCCCCTCTTTTATCTCAATATTGATAGCTAAGTGAAGCAATGAGGCTTTTCAacaattatgattattatgtcACATACAGATGTTGTCAAATCTCAATGATGAACTGGATAATTGATGGACCCATGGGATGTGCCTTGTTGCATACCCTGCAGTCTATGTGGTAAAGTACCTATCAAATCACAAAACTATGTTTTTcttacaagaaagaaagaattcaTTTAACtgatgaaaagaaacaaatgctCAAAGATACAATCTCAGTGAGAAAAATAACAAGCAAACTAAGGAGGAGATATAAGGAGTTACCAATTCATACAAATGTCtaataaagaaaagtaaaaaaaaatggtatagGAAGAGAACACCATTGTGATCCTTTTCATTTAGCTGCCACAAGCcgaataaatcaataattttacttgttttaaaaactcatTCGATTGCATTCCATCCAAGTTTCATAATTAATGGCTTTAACTGCATTTACTCGTAACAAATTATCTCTTGGAGGTAAGGAAGATCCCAGAACGGGAAGAATATTGCTCTTAGAGCTATTT
This sequence is a window from Cucurbita pepo subsp. pepo cultivar mu-cu-16 chromosome LG19, ASM280686v2, whole genome shotgun sequence. Protein-coding genes within it:
- the LOC111782171 gene encoding uncharacterized protein LOC111782171 isoform X1, with the translated sequence MAAPSSVSMTLLLLFVYFSFLLLSHAAHDSAFKSIDLRHPAEDVFPSSLSGASDMQCDRVRISGLSRLQLGSFASAFRVTVVPSVVIPERQHSKIQVCFHWNNSLGLCQCGDDEWKTFQKGLWSSTMSPYEIRYVDVKVLNVSPLSGPVTIAIEEEFQQWRLLCLAFGFMLLLLAPVISSWVPFYYSSSMAIGIFLVVLIILFQGMKLLPTGRKNVFYLAVYGSVLGAGSYLAHHFAMFVNSILLSFGLKEEMHNPVAIFLLLGIVLSGAALGYWIVRKFVISEDGDVDGGVAQFVKWAMRIIGATSIFQSSPDAPLALGAFVCCWAACYLISSLKQSYTMNRSYSESGGPWQRQNNQIIGNRTRPEFLSRSSPQDRRWRVSDSHRPGWSNSPVQAGLISPSSGMQNQDYYSTFHKTRNRKKFTKKAWDDFTRDSTRHALAEWASTPEFTDWIMEHADRIQLLPSESSDETVDSESHSTNENVVGSGSRFSFLNWYD
- the LOC111782171 gene encoding uncharacterized protein LOC111782171 isoform X5 → MAAPSSVSMTLLLLFVYFSFLLLSHAAHDSAFKSIDLRHPAEDVFPSSLSGASDMQCDRVRISGLSRLQLGSFASAFRVTVVPSVVIPERQHSKIQVCFHWNNSLGLCQCGDDEWKTFQKGLWSSTMSPYEIRYVDVKVLNVSPLSGPVTIAIEEEFQQWRLLCLAFGFMLLLLAPVISSWVPFYYSSSMAIGIFLVVLIILFQGMKLLPTGRKNVFYLAVYGSVLGAGSYLAHHFAMFVNSILLSFGLKEEMHNPVAIFLLLGIVLSGAALGYWIVRKFVISEDGDVDGGVAQFVKWAMRIIGATSIFQSSPDAPLALGAFVCCWAACYLISSLKQSYTMNRSYSESGGPWQRQNNQIIGNRTRPEFLSRSSPQDRRWRVSDSHRPGWSNSPVQGAVCFHRLQV
- the LOC111782171 gene encoding uncharacterized protein LOC111782171 isoform X3, producing MAAPSSVSMTLLLLFVYFSFLLLSHAAHDSAFKSIDLRHPAEDVFPSSLSGASDMQCDRVRISGLSRLQLGSFASAFRVTVVPSVVIPERQHSKIQVCFHWNNSLGLCQCGDDEWKTFQKGLWSSTMSPYEIRYVDVKVLNVSPLSGPVTIAIEEEFQQWRLLCLAFGFMLLLLAPVISSWVPFYYSSSMAIGIFLVVLIILFQGMKLLPTGRKNVFYLAVYGSVLGAGSYLAHHFAMFVNSILLSFGLKEEMHNPVAIFLLLGIVLSGAALGYWIVRKFVISEDGDVDGGVAQFVKWAMRIIGATSIFQSSPDAPLALGAFVCCWAACYLISSLKQSYTMNRSYSESGGPWQRQNNQIIGNRTRPEFLSRSSPQDRRWRVSDSHRPGWSNSPVQAGLISPSSGMQNQDYYSTFHKTRNRKKFTKKAWDDFTRDSTRHALAEWASTPEFTDWIMEHADRIQLLPSESSDETVDSESHSTNENVVGSGSRFSFLN
- the LOC111782171 gene encoding uncharacterized protein LOC111782171 isoform X2, which gives rise to MAAPSSVSMTLLLLFVYFSFLLLSHAAHDSAFKSIDLRHPAEDVFPSSLSGASDMQCDRVRISGLSRLQLGSFASAFRVTVVPSVVIPERQHSKIQVCFHWNNSLGLCQCGDDEWKTFQKGLWSSTMSPYEIRYVDVKVLNVSPLSGPVTIAIEEEFQQWRLLCLAFGFMLLLLAPVISSWVPFYYSSSMAIGIFLVVLIILFQGMKLLPTGRKNVFYLAVYGSVLGAGSYLAHHFAMFVNSILLSFGLKEEMHNPVAIFLLLGIVLSGAALGYWIVRKFVISEDGDVDGGVAQFVKWAMRIIGATSIFQSSPDAPLALGAFVCCWAACYLISSLKQSYTMNRSYSESGGPWQRQNNQIIGNRTRPEFLSRSSPQDRRWRVSDSHRPGWSNSPVQGLISPSSGMQNQDYYSTFHKTRNRKKFTKKAWDDFTRDSTRHALAEWASTPEFTDWIMEHADRIQLLPSESSDETVDSESHSTNENVVGSGSRFSFLNWYD